The following are encoded together in the Pleurocapsa sp. FMAR1 genome:
- a CDS encoding DUF262 and DUF1524 domain-containing protein codes for MKATETNLLEFLREPKQFVIPIYQRTYSWTLQQCQQLWNDIIKVAQEQTISGHFLGSVVYIEHGLYQVTSLPKLLVIDGQQRLTTISLLLKALAHVVENSEDKAKVKSQRINNYFLLNQEEDKEDRYKLLLTKSDKETFVKLIEDQELPEQVSRRIKDNFDFFVNQINKNHINLDSLYSGISRLFIVDISLDRERDNPQLIFESLNSTGLELSQADLIRNYILMDLESKEQAYIYNNYWYPMEQNFGQIGYAEQFDKFIRYYLTIKSKAGAIPNIRDVYNGFKSYVQKNLDLSIEEIIKDIYCYSKYFVSIAFEKENNQKLKKIIEDINYLKVDVAYPFLLEIYNDWIHNLINQEDLVEIFKLVESYVFRRAICGIPTNSMNKTFASLSRNIDKNNYLESIKTAFAVMTSYKRFPDNAEFCREIIVKDIYNFRNCKYLLAKLENHTRTKELVDIENYSIEHVMPQNSNLSLEWQQNLGENWQEVQAKYLHTIGNLTLTGHNAKLSDRSFKEKQNMKDGFTDSPLYLNKTLAKLDIWNEIEINNRAKVLADIATEVWSFPSIYIDPDFSKSSISNNSTQNKYNKHLQDKTLELFKIIRQEILNLNLSVKEEFLKYYIAYKTIKNFVDIYPQKKCLKLTLNMGFDEIQDPYKLCKDISKYKLNGDVEVTFSSSSEIEDIMFLVRQAFQKHNNQ; via the coding sequence ATGAAAGCAACCGAAACTAATTTACTTGAATTTTTAAGAGAACCAAAACAATTTGTTATTCCTATTTATCAAAGAACTTATAGCTGGACTTTACAACAATGCCAGCAATTGTGGAATGACATTATTAAAGTGGCGCAAGAGCAAACAATTTCAGGTCATTTTTTGGGATCGGTTGTCTATATTGAACATGGCTTGTATCAGGTAACATCTCTACCTAAACTATTGGTTATTGATGGACAGCAAAGACTAACAACTATCTCGTTATTATTGAAAGCATTAGCTCACGTAGTTGAAAATTCAGAAGACAAAGCAAAAGTAAAAAGTCAAAGAATAAATAATTATTTTTTGCTGAACCAGGAAGAAGATAAAGAAGATAGATATAAACTACTTTTGACCAAGAGTGATAAAGAAACATTTGTTAAATTAATCGAAGATCAAGAATTACCAGAACAAGTATCCCGTCGAATTAAGGATAATTTTGATTTTTTTGTTAATCAAATCAACAAAAATCATATTAATCTTGATAGTTTGTATTCAGGTATTAGCAGATTATTCATTGTAGATATCAGTTTGGATCGCGAACGAGATAATCCTCAGCTTATTTTTGAGAGTTTAAACTCCACTGGATTAGAACTGTCTCAAGCAGATTTAATTCGCAATTATATTTTGATGGATTTAGAATCAAAAGAGCAAGCCTATATTTACAATAATTATTGGTATCCAATGGAGCAAAACTTTGGTCAAATTGGTTATGCAGAACAGTTTGACAAGTTCATACGCTATTATCTGACTATTAAATCTAAAGCTGGTGCTATTCCTAATATTAGAGACGTATATAATGGTTTTAAAAGTTATGTACAAAAGAATTTAGATCTATCAATTGAAGAAATAATTAAAGATATATATTGTTATTCTAAGTATTTTGTCAGTATTGCTTTTGAAAAAGAAAATAATCAGAAACTCAAAAAAATTATTGAAGATATTAATTATTTAAAAGTTGATGTAGCTTATCCTTTCTTACTAGAAATATATAACGATTGGATTCATAATTTAATTAATCAAGAAGATTTAGTTGAAATTTTCAAATTGGTAGAAAGCTATGTTTTTCGCAGAGCAATTTGTGGAATACCTACTAACTCAATGAATAAAACTTTTGCTTCCTTAAGTAGAAATATTGACAAAAATAATTATTTAGAAAGTATTAAAACAGCATTTGCCGTAATGACTTCTTACAAGAGATTTCCCGACAATGCAGAGTTTTGCAGAGAGATAATAGTTAAAGATATTTATAATTTTAGAAATTGCAAATACTTGCTAGCTAAGTTGGAAAATCATACTCGTACTAAAGAATTAGTAGATATAGAAAACTATAGTATTGAACACGTTATGCCACAAAATTCTAATTTATCTTTAGAATGGCAGCAAAATTTGGGAGAAAATTGGCAAGAGGTACAAGCTAAGTATTTACATACAATTGGTAATCTTACTTTAACTGGTCATAATGCCAAGTTAAGCGATCGCTCTTTCAAAGAAAAACAAAATATGAAAGATGGTTTCACTGATAGTCCTTTATATTTAAACAAAACACTGGCTAAATTAGACATCTGGAATGAAATAGAAATTAATAATCGAGCAAAAGTATTAGCAGATATTGCAACCGAAGTTTGGTCGTTTCCATCTATTTATATTGATCCTGATTTTTCTAAAAGTAGTATATCAAATAACTCCACTCAAAACAAATACAATAAACATCTTCAAGACAAAACATTAGAATTGTTTAAAATTATTCGTCAAGAAATTCTCAATCTAAATTTATCAGTAAAAGAAGAATTTCTAAAATACTATATTGCTTATAAAACAATTAAGAACTTTGTTGATATATATCCTCAAAAAAAATGTTTAAAATTGACATTAAATATGGGTTTTGATGAAATACAAGATCCTTACAAACTATGTAAAGATATCTCTAAATATAAATTAAATGGAGATGTTGAAGTAACTTTTTCATCTTCATCTGAAATAGAGGATATTATGTTTTTAGTTCGTCAAGCTTTCCAAAAACACAATAACCAATAA
- a CDS encoding site-2 protease family protein, producing MKFWLILVVLSPITYLLVNRSLKNKTTAPVWLCWLIIMLPSCIWTIWTYIFGEQQPLPLPVLLFPLIICPLLYGWLVQRGRIDKPKDAKDAVETSKNKNIAMAQPTAKTTTPRPIDSTEETALRNCFPWNVYYLQNIDYRPQAIFCRGKLKTIPEKAYHEIKNNVEKAFGDRFFLIFQESFKGKPFFALVPNPQAKAEEGEVKSDQRMGLALVLFVITLVTATVAGATINGTSSEKLLSDPSLVLPGLVYSLPLLSIIAVQKFSNYFVAAYYKVRTTLPYFIPFPFLLDSFSLGTLGAILQRKSPIPHRKALFDIAIVGSLLGLLVVIPTLIWGLSLSSVVPLDESSIFNIQAQDPRLSFLLSLLAKLALGSSLTAKMAIELHPLAVAGCVGLFITAVNLMPIGQLDGGHIVHAVFGQKMAIAIGQITRILALLLALIHPYFWIWTIVMWLIPLIDQPALNDVTELDNKRDFLGLLAIALLIVIVLPLPNAIASWLNI from the coding sequence ATGAAATTCTGGTTAATATTAGTTGTCCTCAGTCCAATTACTTATCTGCTCGTCAATCGCAGCCTCAAAAACAAGACTACAGCACCAGTGTGGCTATGTTGGCTGATCATCATGTTGCCATCCTGTATTTGGACGATTTGGACTTATATTTTTGGGGAACAACAGCCTTTACCTTTACCAGTACTTTTATTTCCTCTGATTATATGTCCCTTACTGTACGGATGGCTAGTTCAGAGGGGAAGAATAGATAAACCAAAAGATGCTAAAGATGCTGTTGAAACAAGTAAGAATAAAAATATAGCGATGGCTCAACCTACTGCAAAAACTACCACGCCTCGCCCCATCGATAGCACCGAAGAAACTGCTCTACGCAACTGTTTTCCTTGGAACGTTTATTATTTACAAAATATTGATTATCGCCCTCAAGCAATTTTCTGTCGGGGGAAGCTCAAGACTATTCCTGAAAAAGCTTATCACGAAATAAAAAATAACGTCGAAAAAGCCTTTGGCGATCGCTTTTTTCTAATTTTTCAAGAGAGTTTTAAAGGCAAACCGTTTTTTGCCCTTGTGCCTAATCCCCAGGCAAAGGCAGAAGAAGGAGAGGTAAAAAGCGATCAACGCATGGGACTTGCCTTGGTATTGTTTGTGATTACTCTAGTCACTGCCACTGTCGCTGGAGCTACCATTAATGGTACTTCTTCAGAAAAATTGCTATCCGATCCTAGCTTGGTATTACCAGGGTTAGTTTACAGCTTGCCTTTGCTATCGATTATTGCCGTGCAGAAGTTTAGTAATTATTTTGTAGCTGCTTACTATAAAGTTCGTACCACCCTGCCTTACTTTATTCCTTTTCCTTTTTTGCTAGATAGTTTCTCTTTAGGGACTTTGGGAGCAATTTTACAGAGGAAGTCGCCTATTCCCCATCGCAAAGCCTTATTTGATATCGCCATTGTTGGGTCTTTATTAGGATTATTAGTGGTTATTCCCACTTTAATCTGGGGTTTGTCTCTTTCTAGTGTTGTTCCTTTAGACGAATCATCCATATTTAACATTCAAGCTCAAGATCCGCGCTTATCTTTTCTACTTAGTCTCTTAGCCAAATTAGCTTTAGGCTCTTCTCTAACGGCAAAAATGGCGATTGAACTACATCCTTTAGCAGTAGCAGGTTGTGTTGGCTTGTTTATCACTGCGGTTAATTTGATGCCGATTGGACAGCTAGATGGTGGTCATATTGTTCACGCCGTGTTTGGACAAAAAATGGCGATCGCCATAGGACAAATCACCCGTATTTTAGCTTTATTGTTAGCCCTAATCCATCCTTACTTTTGGATTTGGACAATTGTGATGTGGTTAATTCCTTTAATCGATCAGCCTGCTCTTAATGATGTGACCGAGCTTGACAATAAACGAGATTTCTTGGGCTTATTAGCTATAGCTTTGTTGATCGTGATTGTGTTACCTCTTCCTAATGCGATCGCTAGCTGGTTAAATATTTAA
- a CDS encoding MBL fold metallo-hydrolase, which yields MPQNSTEITASLGNAKSPRLILPGIFAFAPNRDTLGATSYLIVDKSGSILLDCPAWNEVNQKFLQSQGGIKHLIITHRGGISKSIMQIQQEFDCQVIVQEQEAYLLPEIKVVSFADNLTISPNSELIWTSGHSPGSSCLYYSQHGGVLFSGRHLLPKSPTEIAPLRTAKTFHWWRQLNNIAKLRDRLNQNTLKYILPGANTGYLRGMGYIDNAHEQLLSLDLAALRFAEII from the coding sequence ATGCCCCAAAACTCTACAGAAATTACTGCAAGCCTTGGTAACGCTAAATCTCCTCGTCTTATTTTGCCAGGAATATTTGCGTTTGCGCCTAATAGAGATACTTTAGGTGCTACCTCTTATTTAATTGTAGATAAAAGTGGCAGTATTCTCCTCGATTGTCCTGCTTGGAATGAAGTTAATCAAAAATTTTTACAGTCTCAAGGCGGAATTAAACACCTAATCATTACCCATCGAGGGGGAATTAGCAAGAGCATCATGCAGATACAGCAAGAGTTCGATTGCCAAGTAATAGTGCAAGAACAGGAGGCTTATTTGCTACCAGAAATCAAAGTTGTCTCTTTTGCTGATAATCTAACCATAAGCCCAAATTCAGAGCTTATTTGGACTTCTGGACATTCTCCTGGCTCATCTTGTCTTTACTATTCTCAACACGGGGGTGTTCTATTTTCTGGCAGACATTTGCTACCAAAATCTCCAACAGAAATTGCTCCTCTTCGCACTGCTAAAACTTTTCATTGGTGGCGACAGTTAAATAATATCGCTAAATTACGCGATCGCCTTAATCAAAATACTCTTAAATATATTTTACCAGGCGCAAATACAGGTTATTTACGGGGAATGGGTTATATCGATAACGCCCATGAACAGCTATTATCATTAGATTTGGCTGCGTTACGTTTTGCTGAAATAATTTAG
- a CDS encoding ferredoxin--nitrite reductase, producing the protein MSTEANTTIKLNKVEKVKAAKDGLDVKGELEHFAKIGWEAVDKTDLETRLKWLGIFYRPVTPGQFMVRMRVPNGFVTSEQMRVLAGAIERYGDEGTADITTRQNIQLRGVRLEDIPDIFSKFKGVGLTSIQSGMDNVRNLTGSPTAGIDPDELVDTRAMNQKVQDMITNSGEGNYSFSNLPRKFNIAIEGGRDNSIHAELNDLAFIPAYKDGVLGFNVLVGGYLSAQRCAESIPMGVWIPANDNDVVEFSRAVLTVYTENGGKEGLRASRPKARMMWLIETWGMEKFRAEIAKEFAKTLADAAPEDEITQDKKDHLGVHPQKQEGYSYVGLHVPMGRLTAEPMFELARLAEVYGNGEIRLTVEQNAIIPHIANENVETFLSEPLLEKFTISPSTLTRSVISCTGARYCNFALIETKQRALKLAQELDLELDIPNRVRIHWTGCPNSCGQPQAADIGLMGTKVRKDGKAIEGAKIFAGGKVGQGAELGTEINKGVACEDLKTTLRSLLIEKFDAKLKDGVVIQELLPTVETVETPKSDTNNSSAKTSTAQATKVFFANSWKEAACPDSEYILDAAEKAGIEIESSCRAGTCGTCTATVLKGEVTYEQDYDALSDLEPGQILTCCSKPVSSIVIDA; encoded by the coding sequence ATGAGTACTGAAGCTAACACCACAATCAAACTCAACAAAGTAGAAAAAGTCAAAGCAGCTAAAGACGGGCTAGATGTAAAGGGTGAGCTAGAGCATTTTGCTAAAATTGGCTGGGAGGCAGTTGATAAAACAGATTTAGAAACACGCCTTAAATGGTTAGGAATTTTTTATCGTCCTGTTACGCCAGGACAGTTTATGGTGCGGATGCGCGTTCCTAATGGCTTTGTTACCAGTGAGCAAATGCGAGTATTGGCTGGTGCAATTGAACGCTATGGTGATGAAGGTACGGCAGATATTACCACTCGTCAAAATATACAGCTGCGAGGCGTAAGACTAGAAGATATTCCCGATATTTTTAGTAAGTTTAAAGGAGTAGGTCTAACCAGCATTCAGTCGGGGATGGATAATGTCCGCAATCTTACAGGTTCGCCTACAGCAGGAATCGATCCCGATGAATTAGTAGATACTCGCGCCATGAACCAAAAGGTTCAGGATATGATTACCAACAGTGGTGAAGGTAACTATTCTTTTAGCAATTTACCCCGTAAATTCAATATTGCGATCGAAGGTGGCAGAGATAATTCTATTCATGCAGAATTAAATGATTTAGCCTTTATTCCAGCCTATAAAGATGGTGTTTTAGGCTTTAATGTCTTGGTAGGAGGATATCTTTCCGCTCAACGCTGCGCTGAATCGATTCCTATGGGAGTTTGGATACCTGCAAATGATAATGATGTAGTGGAATTTTCCCGCGCTGTACTAACTGTCTACACCGAAAACGGCGGTAAAGAAGGTCTAAGAGCTAGTCGCCCTAAAGCCCGTATGATGTGGCTGATCGAAACTTGGGGAATGGAAAAGTTCCGTGCAGAGATAGCCAAAGAATTTGCTAAAACCTTGGCAGATGCTGCACCCGAAGACGAAATTACTCAAGATAAGAAAGATCATTTAGGAGTACACCCTCAAAAGCAAGAAGGCTACAGCTATGTTGGTTTGCACGTTCCTATGGGGCGATTAACCGCTGAACCCATGTTTGAATTAGCCAGATTAGCTGAGGTATACGGTAATGGTGAAATTCGCTTGACAGTAGAACAAAACGCCATTATTCCTCACATTGCTAACGAAAATGTCGAGACTTTTTTAAGTGAACCTTTATTAGAAAAGTTTACAATTAGTCCTAGTACTCTTACTCGCTCAGTTATTTCCTGTACTGGAGCGCGTTACTGTAATTTTGCTTTAATTGAGACTAAACAAAGAGCCTTAAAACTAGCTCAAGAACTAGACCTAGAATTAGATATTCCCAACCGTGTACGTATTCATTGGACGGGATGCCCCAACTCCTGTGGACAGCCTCAAGCAGCTGATATTGGCTTAATGGGAACTAAGGTACGTAAAGACGGCAAAGCTATAGAAGGAGCAAAAATATTTGCGGGAGGTAAGGTCGGTCAGGGTGCAGAATTAGGAACAGAAATTAATAAAGGTGTTGCCTGTGAAGATCTCAAAACCACGTTACGAAGTTTATTGATTGAAAAGTTTGATGCCAAGCTAAAAGATGGTGTAGTTATCCAAGAACTTTTACCTACTGTAGAAACAGTAGAAACACCAAAGTCTGACACAAATAATTCATCAGCCAAGACTAGTACTGCTCAAGCTACCAAAGTATTTTTTGCTAACTCTTGGAAAGAAGCAGCTTGTCCTGATAGCGAATACATTTTAGACGCAGCCGAAAAAGCAGGCATCGAAATTGAAAGTAGCTGTCGTGCAGGTACTTGTGGCACCTGCACCGCAACAGTCTTGAAGGGAGAGGTAACTTATGAACAGGATTATGATGCTCTAAGTGATTTAGAACCTGGACAAATTTTAACCTGTTGCTCTAAGCCAGTCAGTTCAATAGTAATTGATGCTTAA
- a CDS encoding LysE family translocator, translated as MFGTQNISVFLLAATSLNLLPGSDTLYIIARSIAQGRKAGIVSVLGISTGSLLHTAAAAFGLSAILATSAIANAIVKWIGAVYLVYLGIQMFINKSSPNDIDIAAENQSLWNIYSQGILTNILNPKVALFFLSLLPQFVAPASTYKMFSFFFLGCLFVATGTLWCLFIAFLAANASIIVHSKTRLINITRRITGVIFISLGIKLATEQAK; from the coding sequence ATGTTTGGTACACAAAATATTTCTGTTTTTTTATTAGCAGCAACTTCCCTCAACTTGTTACCTGGTTCAGATACTTTATATATTATCGCTCGCAGTATAGCCCAAGGACGAAAAGCTGGTATTGTATCAGTTTTGGGTATCAGTACAGGTTCGTTATTACATACAGCTGCTGCTGCATTTGGACTCTCAGCTATTTTAGCCACTAGCGCGATCGCAAATGCGATCGTGAAATGGATTGGTGCTGTGTATTTGGTGTATTTAGGTATCCAAATGTTTATCAACAAAAGTTCCCCAAATGATATTGATATTGCAGCGGAAAATCAAAGCTTATGGAATATTTATTCCCAAGGAATTTTGACCAATATTCTTAATCCGAAAGTTGCGCTATTTTTTCTATCATTATTACCACAATTTGTCGCTCCAGCTAGTACTTATAAAATGTTTTCATTTTTCTTTCTTGGTTGTTTGTTTGTTGCCACTGGAACTTTATGGTGTCTATTTATTGCTTTTTTAGCAGCTAATGCTTCGATTATTGTGCATTCCAAAACTCGCTTGATAAACATTACTAGGCGAATAACAGGAGTAATTTTTATCAGCTTGGGAATCAAACTTGCTACCGAACAAGCCAAATAG
- the bchH gene encoding magnesium chelatase subunit H, whose product MKRIVLIAGFESFNANLYRQAGSMATARCEALEVIVFSDRDITTYPAKVETALQSADVFFGSLLFDYDQVMWLRERVQNIPIRLVFESALELMSLTQLGKFAIGDKPKGMPKPVKFILSKFGNGKEEDKLAGYISFLKTGPKLLKYIPGKKVQDLRNWLIIYGYWNAGGTENVASMCWTLAEKYLDLTVGDIPQPVETPNMGLLHPEYQGYFTSPQDYLEWYNKHVGAKDDVREIPDVGAFRESGATPRRRKARLEKVAHGGNPQDRTFPQGKAHQDTPLPVIGILLYRKHVITKQPYIPQLIKHFASQGLIPLPIFINGVEGHVAVRDWMTTTYEQEQRQQGNKEILSLKDDAVKVDAIVSTIGFPLVGGPAGSMEAGRQVEVAKRILTAKNVPYIVAAPLLIQDIHSWTRQGIGGLQSVVLYSLPELDGAIDTIPLGGLVGEDIYLVPERLHRLTGRVKNWIGLRHTPTPARKIAVILYGFPPGYGATGTAALLNVPKSLLNFLQALKAQGYDVGELPEDGEEIIKQVKEADESAPLNKEGQGGFQVNVRTLEKWLGYLQTTRVEKQWKSLTGTGLKTYGDEFQLGGIQLGNVWIGVQPPLGIAGDPMRLMFEKDLTPHPQYTAFYKWLQNEYQADAVVHFGMHGTVEWLPGSPLGNTGYSWSDILLGDIPNLYIYAANNPSESILAKRRGYGVLVSHNVPPYGRAGLYKELIALRELIGEYREDTKKNYALRDIICQKIVDAGLEKDCKFTEGLKQGISFTVENGKLFSKNVINQYFVQVYEYLQVLEQRLFSSGLHVLGEKPSKEELKSYLEAYFDGGLSEGEIDGIVSRKDAKTQSNDAKLTSKLEEGEKIRDLLVQNTDEMTNLLRGLNGEYIPPAPGGDLLRDGSGVLPTGRNIHALDPYRMPSPAAYERGKEIAKKIIQQNLEEKDAYPETVAVMLWGLDSIKTKGESLGILLELVGAEPVKEGTGRIVRYELIPLEILGHPRIDVLANLSGIFRDTFVNIIELLDDLFRRAAEAEESADNNYIRKHCLALKAQGVDNASARMFSNPAGDFGSLVNDQVVDSNWESSDELADTWKNRNVFSYGRKDKGQARPEVLSQLLETSSQIIQEIDSVEYGLTDIQEYYGNTGGLKLAAEKQSGKEVETSFVESFSKDTTPRKLKDLLRMEYRTKLLNPKWAEAMADQGSGGAYEISQRMTALIGWGGTANFKDDWVYDQAVDTYALDAEMAQKLRDANPEAFRNIVARAIEAQGRGLWNADEEKLDKLRELYESTEDELEGVTV is encoded by the coding sequence ATGAAACGTATTGTCTTGATTGCGGGATTTGAATCTTTTAACGCTAACCTGTATCGCCAGGCTGGGTCGATGGCTACTGCACGTTGTGAGGCGTTAGAAGTAATTGTCTTTAGCGATCGCGATATCACGACATATCCTGCTAAGGTAGAAACTGCGCTACAGTCTGCCGATGTTTTCTTTGGTAGCTTGCTTTTTGATTACGACCAGGTAATGTGGTTAAGAGAAAGAGTTCAAAATATTCCCATCAGGCTTGTATTTGAGTCGGCTTTGGAGTTGATGAGTCTGACGCAGTTGGGTAAATTTGCCATTGGCGACAAGCCAAAGGGAATGCCCAAGCCAGTTAAATTTATTCTCAGTAAGTTTGGTAATGGCAAGGAAGAAGATAAGCTAGCTGGCTATATTAGCTTTTTAAAAACAGGACCTAAATTACTAAAATACATTCCTGGGAAGAAAGTACAGGATTTGCGTAATTGGTTGATTATTTACGGTTACTGGAATGCAGGAGGCACAGAAAATGTTGCTTCGATGTGTTGGACATTAGCAGAGAAATATCTCGATTTAACCGTCGGTGATATTCCCCAACCAGTTGAAACCCCTAATATGGGTTTATTGCATCCCGAATATCAGGGTTATTTTACGTCGCCACAGGATTATCTGGAATGGTACAACAAACACGTAGGGGCGAAAGACGATGTAAGGGAGATTCCCGATGTAGGGGCGTTTCGCGAAAGCGGTGCGACCCCGCGTCGCCGAAAGGCGCGTCTTGAAAAAGTTGCTCATGGGGGAAACCCCCAAGACCGCACTTTTCCGCAAGGGAAAGCGCACCAAGACACGCCCCTACCAGTCATCGGAATTTTGTTATATCGCAAACACGTGATTACCAAACAGCCTTATATACCCCAGTTAATCAAACATTTTGCATCCCAGGGATTAATCCCTTTACCTATATTCATCAACGGTGTAGAAGGTCATGTGGCGGTTAGAGACTGGATGACAACTACCTACGAACAAGAACAAAGACAGCAAGGTAATAAAGAAATACTTTCGCTAAAGGATGATGCAGTTAAGGTAGATGCAATTGTTTCAACTATTGGCTTTCCCTTGGTCGGCGGTCCCGCAGGATCGATGGAGGCTGGCAGACAGGTAGAAGTAGCTAAAAGAATACTCACTGCTAAGAATGTTCCTTATATAGTTGCTGCACCTTTACTCATTCAAGATATCCATTCCTGGACTCGTCAGGGTATTGGTGGTTTACAGAGTGTAGTGTTGTATTCCCTGCCTGAATTAGATGGTGCGATCGATACTATCCCTTTAGGTGGTTTAGTAGGAGAAGATATCTATCTTGTACCCGAAAGACTTCATCGTTTAACTGGCAGAGTCAAAAACTGGATTGGTTTGCGTCATACTCCTACCCCAGCTAGAAAAATTGCGGTGATCTTATATGGCTTTCCCCCTGGTTATGGCGCGACGGGTACAGCAGCACTATTAAACGTACCTAAGAGTTTATTAAATTTTCTCCAGGCACTTAAAGCTCAAGGTTATGACGTAGGCGAATTACCCGAAGATGGCGAAGAGATTATCAAGCAGGTAAAAGAAGCCGATGAATCAGCCCCTCTTAATAAAGAAGGACAGGGGGGATTTCAAGTAAACGTCCGCACTTTAGAAAAATGGTTGGGCTATCTGCAAACTACCAGAGTTGAAAAGCAGTGGAAATCCTTAACAGGTACAGGACTTAAAACCTATGGCGATGAGTTTCAACTTGGAGGTATCCAGTTAGGTAATGTCTGGATAGGAGTACAGCCACCGTTAGGCATAGCAGGAGATCCTATGCGGTTGATGTTTGAAAAAGATTTAACTCCCCATCCCCAGTACACGGCTTTTTATAAATGGTTGCAAAACGAATATCAGGCTGACGCGGTAGTCCACTTTGGAATGCACGGTACAGTAGAGTGGCTTCCTGGTTCACCTTTGGGCAATACGGGTTATTCGTGGTCAGATATTTTGTTAGGTGATATTCCCAACTTATATATCTATGCAGCCAATAATCCCTCAGAATCAATCTTGGCGAAACGTCGGGGTTATGGCGTTTTGGTTTCTCATAATGTTCCTCCTTACGGACGGGCGGGTTTATACAAAGAATTAATTGCCCTGCGGGAATTGATTGGAGAGTATCGAGAAGACACTAAAAAGAATTATGCCTTGAGAGATATTATCTGTCAGAAGATTGTTGATGCTGGCTTAGAAAAAGACTGTAAGTTTACAGAGGGTTTAAAACAAGGAATTAGTTTTACCGTCGAGAATGGGAAGTTATTTAGTAAAAATGTAATTAATCAATATTTTGTTCAGGTATATGAATACTTGCAGGTATTAGAACAGCGTTTGTTTTCTTCTGGGCTGCACGTTTTGGGAGAAAAGCCTAGCAAAGAAGAGTTGAAGTCGTATTTGGAAGCGTATTTTGATGGAGGGTTGTCGGAAGGTGAGATTGATGGGATAGTTTCGCGCAAAGACGCAAAGACGCAAAGTAATGACGCAAAGTTAACTTCTAAGTTAGAAGAGGGAGAGAAGATTAGGGACTTGTTGGTGCAGAATACTGATGAGATGACTAATTTGCTGCGAGGTTTAAACGGTGAATATATACCCCCCGCGCCTGGAGGGGATTTATTACGCGATGGTAGTGGTGTGTTACCCACTGGTAGAAATATCCATGCTTTAGATCCTTATCGGATGCCTTCTCCTGCTGCTTATGAAAGAGGAAAAGAGATTGCTAAAAAGATTATTCAGCAGAATTTAGAGGAAAAGGACGCTTATCCTGAAACGGTAGCAGTCATGTTATGGGGATTGGATTCAATTAAAACTAAAGGAGAATCTTTAGGTATTTTACTAGAGTTAGTCGGTGCTGAACCTGTCAAGGAAGGTACGGGAAGAATTGTCCGCTATGAATTGATCCCCTTAGAAATATTAGGACATCCTCGCATTGATGTTTTAGCTAACCTGTCGGGGATCTTCCGCGATACTTTTGTCAATATTATTGAATTGCTAGATGATTTATTCCGACGGGCAGCAGAAGCGGAGGAATCGGCAGATAATAACTATATTCGCAAGCATTGTTTGGCATTAAAAGCCCAGGGTGTAGACAATGCCAGTGCCAGAATGTTTTCCAACCCTGCTGGTGATTTTGGTTCTTTAGTTAACGACCAAGTGGTAGATAGTAATTGGGAATCTAGTGATGAACTTGCGGACACCTGGAAAAACCGTAACGTGTTTAGTTATGGACGCAAGGATAAAGGACAGGCTAGACCAGAAGTATTATCGCAGTTATTAGAGACAAGCAGTCAAATTATCCAAGAAATTGACTCTGTTGAATACGGCTTAACCGACATCCAGGAGTACTATGGTAACACTGGCGGTTTAAAATTGGCAGCGGAAAAACAAAGTGGAAAGGAAGTAGAAACCTCGTTTGTCGAAAGCTTTTCTAAAGATACCACTCCCCGCAAGCTAAAAGATTTACTCCGCATGGAATACCGCACCAAATTACTTAATCCTAAATGGGCAGAAGCAATGGCTGATCAAGGTTCTGGTGGTGCTTATGAAATCTCTCAGCGCATGACGGCTTTAATCGGTTGGGGTGGTACAGCCAATTTTAAAGATGACTGGGTATATGATCAAGCAGTTGATACCTATGCTTTAGATGCAGAGATGGCACAAAAGTTACGAGATGCCAATCCTGAAGCCTTTCGTAATATTGTCGCACGAGCGATTGAGGCTCAAGGAAGAGGCTTATGGAATGCCGATGAAGAAAAGTTAGATAAGTTGAGAGAGTTATACGAGTCTACAGAAGATGAATTAGAAGGAGTTACGGTTTAA